The genomic stretch TTTTAGCGAAAGCAGCCTTTAAACATAATATTCCTTTCATATTAAGTACGGTAACGACAAGCAGTCTTGAAAGAATTTCTGAATTAACAGAAGGAAAAGCCTGGTATCAATTATACCATCCGAGAGAAGAGTGGTTGCGTGACGATATTCTAGACCGTTGCGAAGCTTCAGGTTACGATGTTTTGGTTGTTTTAGCAGACGTTCCGACTTTTGGATACAGAGCAAAAGAAATCAGAAATGGTTTGGCAATGCCTCCTCAATTGAATTTCAGGAACGTTTCACAAGCTTTGGTAAAACCGGAATGGTGTCTGGAAATAATGAAACACGGAGTTCCAAGTTTTAAGACCATGGAAAAATACATGGATAAAAATATGGGCGTGAAACAATTGGGACAGTTCATGAATTCTACATTTTCCGGAAGATTAAATTCAGACAGAATAAAAGCAATTCGCGATAAATGGAAAGGAAAATTGGTCATTAAAGGGGTGGCTTCAGACGAAGATGCTGCAGAAGCAGTTCGTTTAGGATTCGACGGAATGATTATATCAAATCACGGTGGAAGGCAGCTTGATGCAGGAGAATCTACGATTGCTGTAGTGAAAGACATCAGTGAAAAATACAAAGGTCAAATCAAAATAATGATGGATAGCGGCGTAAGAACTGGTCCGGATGTTGCCCGCGCTTTGAGTTGTGGCGCAGAATTTACCTTTATGGGAAGAACCTTTATGTATGCAGTCGGTGCTTTAGGCGATAAAGGCGGTGATCATATTATTGAGATGCTAAAAATGCAGTTCAGACAAGTGATGGAGCAGGTTTGTTGTGAAAAAACAACTGATCTACAGAACTTTAGAGTGAAGTAATACGATCTTAAATTTTAATAAATCAATTCATATTATAATTATGATTAAGAAAATAATTTTTACCATCAGTTTTTTACTGGCGTTCGTTGTATTCGGACAGAAAAAGAACGACAAAGATGTTGTTGCTGATGCTGCCGAAAAACTTCGCTTAGCAATGGTAAGCGGTGATAAAGCAATGTTGGAATCTTTGATTTTACCTGAATTAACATATGGTCATTCGGGAGGACATATTGATGACGCTACAGAATTTGTCGAAAAATTAGTAAGTAAAAAATCAGATTTTGTAACCATTGATATTACCAACCAAACGGTAAATATTGTAGGAAATACGGCAATTGTTCGTCACCATTTCTACGCAACGACTGCTGATCTTGGAAAAGCTCCGGGTGATGTAACATTGGATATTGTATTGGTTTGGGTGAAAACCGGAAAAAATTGGAAATTACTTGCCCGACAAGCCGTAAAATCTGAAAAGAAGAAATAAATTATTTAAATTATAAAAACAAAATTCGTAAAGTGAACTTCACGAATTTTTTTATGAACAAATTTCTATAGAGAATCTCTTTCAATATATTTAAAGACATTATTCACCTGCTCTTTCTTATTTTTTAAAACCATGTACGCTGCAGATTCTGCCATTGCTTTAAAATCTGTGGTGATTACGGTAATTCCCAGTAATTCTTTCAAAGGGGTTTCGTTATAAGAAATAATGCCGATGTCTTTTCCCAGTTCAAGATTTTTCTGCCTGATTTGCTTTACCAAATTTACCAGATCACGCTCCCGAATGGTGATGAATATATCCTTATCCTGAAGTTCCATGTCGGGATATATTTCATCCAAAATTTCATAATCCAGTTTAAAATCTTCACAAAACTTCTCAAAACCACGTACGATGCGGAAAGGATAGGGGTGAATTGACTTATCGGGATAAACCAAAATGATCTTCTCGTATTTTTTTATTTTTTCTAAGCCTTCCTTCAAAGCATTATAGATATCATGCTCAAAATCCTGAAAAATCGTACCGTATTCTCCCGAAATATTAGGCTTGGTATTATCAAGCAACAACAATTTATTCTTTGGAATTTTTTCAATCATTTCAATAACCTCTTTTGTCGAACTCGTATGCTTCGACTGTTCATCTCGGAAGTGAGGCATGATGACATAATAATCAAATCCGCCAAGATTTTTTTTCAAAGCATTAATGAAAAGCGTTTCGTCACAATGATAAATATACATCTCAACATTCCCTTTGGTACCGATTGCATTGACGAAATAATTGTAGATCATCATCTTGTAAGTACTCGGTTTGTTGATCAGAAAGAAGATATTAATGATGTCATTCTTATTGATGCGTGAAATATAATATCCTTTTCCTTTTACAGACTCTATAATTTGCCTTTTGCGCAGTTCTTTATAAGCTTTTTCAACGGTGTCCCTCGACAGAAAACATGATTCACTAAGCTCATTGATTGAAGGAATTTTTTCCCCGATCTTTATTTCCCCGCCATCGATTCCATTCAGAATAGAATCAACAATCTGTTTGTATTTAGGAACTCTGGAGTTTTCATTGATATTTATTTCGAACGTTTCAGCCATGACTTTTCGGTAAGAGAAATTATTTTAATTAAACTAAATCTAATTTGAAAAAAGATTAGTGCCAGAAGACAAGTTACAAAAATTTACATTAATTGATAAATGTCATTTATTTTTATTAAAACGTATTTAATTGTTTGATTTTTAATAGGTTTTTATCAGCCTTTATATGACTTATCTTTTTTGAAAATCACCAATTTCATGACATAGAATTAAAATGCGTTGTTTCGATTAAAAAAAAGTAATGCGGAATTCTAGTTTTGTTTATTATATTTTTGAAAAAATTAATAAAATATTAAATCATTTTTTACATTGTCTAAATTTCTATGAAACTCTAAAAATCTTAAACACAAACAAAAAAGCCTGCTCTTTTCAGAACAGACTTCAATTAATATGAATGTGAAATTTTTTAAGGCATTTTTTTGAAACCTTCAGCTTTTATTTTCCAGCTTCCATCTTTTGGAAAACCAGGGAATTCCCCGGTAGAATTATCCCAACCTTCAAGCATCATCGCAACAGTTGTTAAAACGCCACCGTTTCCGGGAAGATATATTCTAAGACGTTTATCTTGGAAATTATGTCCGTTTTTAAGATATGTATTGGTTTGAATATTCATAAAAAGTGCATCCAACGCTTTATTCGGAAGTCCAAGTCTTGCTGCATTCATTGCGGTCATTGGGAAATCCCAACCCCAAGTGTGCTCCCAATTCCATCTTTCCCAAACGATATCCAACGTATTTTTCATTATTTTTTTATTCAGTTTCGGAGATTCAGGAACCATTCCTAATGCTCCCAAAACTGCAGGGTGATCGGTCATCCATTTTGGAAATGTGAAAGAATCTTTCGCTGATTCTGTTGACAAATAAACACCATCCTGAACCGGAAGTGGAGCTAATTTATTGATCACATCATCCCATTTTTTATCTCTTGGCTGTCCCAATCTTTCTTTCCATTGCTGGGCTACTTTCAAAGCCCAATCCCAATACGCAACTTCATAAGTTGGGTTGTATGTATCTTTCGCCGGGAAAACTTCCTGTGCAGGAATTACGCCTTTTCCTAAGTTATAACGGTTTTTCTCTTTATCATACGTTGCAAAATCTGCCATAAAATCTGCCGTTGCAAAAATCAGATCTTTATATTTTTCCAATACTTTTTTATCATTACTATTGCGGTACAAAAGTTCGGTCATATAAATGATATGCGGCTGTTCCCAGATCAAAAATGCAGCAACAGAAGACGGACTTTCATTTCCTTCATTATCTGACATTTTAATCCAACGAACGCCTTTATAACCTTGTCTTTCAGCTAATTTTTTAGCTTTATCGAAAGATCTGAAATAATAATCCAATTGTTTTTCCAAAATTTCAGGTCTTCCCCATAAAGCATAATGTACACCGTGCCACCAATGCATTTCTGTATGCGGTTTTCCGTACCAACTGTTGAAAGTTAAACCTGTTTCCTGCGGCGGATTGCTTCCTCCACACTGTACTTTGGTTAAATATTCTGACAAGACAACTCTTCTTTCCAATTCATTGGCTCTCGGATCTGTACTTCCTTCAAAATCAACGGCAGCACCGCTTTTCCAGAACGATTCCCATCCTGCTGCACTTTCTTTCTCAGCATCAACGAATAATGTTCTATTAGATTTTGGATTTTTAGCTGAAAATTCAACGCTTAATTCTAATTTTTTATTTTTAGAAGAAGGTTCGTAAACGAAATAATGTTTTCCGGCTTCCCGAAGTTTTCCTTCTGTAAAATTAAGTTGAGTATAATAATCGGTGCTTTGCAATTTATGCTGAATCAAACCTTGCGTTGATTGTGACGAAACAATTTTCGTGGTGTGATCGTTTTCATTTCCATAAAATGCTGCATCATCCAAAAATTGTCCGGTTGGAGACGGGTAGCGTGCAAAAACCTTCAATCTGTTTTTAGAAATCAAATCTGATTCAATTTTAACTCCGATCTTATCTGAATTCTGGAAAGAAGCAGTCCACACTTTTACAGGAGTTCCTTCCAAAGAAAATTCACTGGTAATAATTCCGGTCCACAAATCTATTTTCTGATTGATGTTTGTGAGGTCTGAAATTTTTGCTTTCTGACCGTCTTTTTTAAGCAGCTCAATCCCGATATTTCCCAATTGCAAACGGTGTTGGTTCACACGAAAATAATCAACAGCACCTTTATTTCTTTCTGGTTCTTTAATCTGAACACTGTACAAAGCTTTTCTTCCGTCGTTATTGAAATCGTAAGCTCTTAAAGTTTCTTCGAATTTATAACTTTCTTTATTGGGAAAACTGTTCCAGCCCCATTCTGACTGTGTTCCCAATGAAACTCCGTTTTTGTAATATTCAGGAAATGACTGCATTCCGGTAATATCAACCGTGTAGGCGAATTTCCCGTTTCCAACCGTCAAAGTAGAAAGTGTGTCAGCTTTTGTGTTGACAACATTGTGACGCTGTACGACCTTCTTTCGGTCAATTTTCTGGGCATTAAGTGAAGAAAATCCAACGCAGAAAAGACTCAGATATATTGCAATTTTTTTCATTTTTAAATTTTTATTTTGCTTTTATTTACCGCAAAAGAGACAAAAGATTTTCTTGTATTCTTTAGCTATTCAAAAGGTGGCAAAATGACAATAAAAAATCAGACATTTTGTAAACTTTTGAATTTCTTATTTTCAATAATTTCTTTTGAACCTTTTGCGGTTATATTATTTAATTATTTTATTTTTTGCCACGAATACACAAATATTTTTTTATTAGTCATTATTTAATTCGTGCATTCGTGGCATTAAACCTATTTCAAAACCGTCGCGCTCATTATTCCAATCACAACATCGTTGCTTACTGCGGTTACTGTTATAGATTTTAATTCTTTATTCGGGTCAATCGGTAAATCCAAAATAGTGGCTGCTCCGCCTTCCACAGCACGGTTGCTTACTCCTTTAATTTCTGAATATTTACTTAAACTTCCTCCTTTATACAATTCTCCGGTTTTTAGTTTTACTCTGTACGGAATTTTATCATCCGGAATTTCAAATGCAAAATTATCATCAAACAAATCCTGCTCAATCGGCCACCAGTTTGTTGGATTTTTCAGCTCTAATTCTGTATTTGAACCGTCAGAATATTGAACTGTAATTTTTCCATTAATTATTTGCGACTGCATCGGATTGGTAGAACCCGCTAAAAGAAAATATATTTTTTTACCTTTTCCATTTAATGGAATTTCAACAGCATTCGGATAATTATCCCACTGACTTGCAAAAACAATATTTTTATCTTTATTATCAATTAAAAACGGAATTCCTAAAAATTCTAGTTTTCCATTTTTACGATTTGTCATCAATCCACTGTCGTCAATTTGAGTAGTTGCCAAAGGATAACACCAGTTCCCGATGCCTTGCCACGGAAGTTGTAAGGTAGGAACAGTTGGTCTTGGCGAAAGATATTTTTGATCGAAAATTTGGCTTACTCGGTCGTTGTATTTTGATGCTAATGAAATGGTATTAAATTCACTTTTATTTTCAATTCCCCAATCTGTAATTTCAACATTTTGCTTAATTCCATTGTAATCTAATTCTAAGTTATTGGTTCCTTTGCTTAAAATATTTGTCGGAATTTCAATGGTTGAAATCTGATTTTTAGTAATTGAAAATGTTTTAGTTAAACCATTAACAGTCAGTTTTCCATTATAATCTTTCGATGATTTATTTTGAATCTGAAGTTTGTTATTCACCCATTTTGTTTGCAAAGGATGTTGAATATCAACATTCACAGGTTGCCACCATTTGGTTCCGTTTTGCTCAAGCTGAACAAAAAAAGTTCCTTTTCTTTCTTCTTTAACCAACTCAAACTGATTACCATTTCGGGTTTTTATCAATTCCTGTGGATCATTGACTTGAAGAATTTTCTTTTTTGAATCGAAATTAAGCTGCAGATTTTCAGAAAGATAATTGATAAAATCTGTCTTTTCAATTTTTAATTCCTGTCCGGAATAGGCGATTTCTATATTAAATTCTTTTCCGATTGGTGTTTCAAACTGAATAAAAGGCTGCAAAATGGAATTGGGTTTAATTTTCCAATCTACTTTTTTACCATTTACTTTTACGGATTTTATTTCGGTATGATTTACCGGAATTTGCATTTGAAGCGTAACCGATTTTTGATTATTTGATTTAAACCAAAACTTTGATTTCTTCGAGGTTCTATTAAATTTATATTCCCAATCCTGAACTTTCAGTTCTGCAAAATTCCACTCTTTCGGGAATCCCGGTTTGATACTGATTTTATTCTCCAACAAATTAGGATAAACCCCAAAAAGTCCTTCCGTTAAAGTTCTGGCAGCAACGCCAATTGGGTCTGCAAAATCGCGGTACAATTCACCTCGAAATGCGTCGTAATGTGATAATTGCTCAAAATTTCCGGGACTTATCCCGTAATACATACTTTCGGTAATATTTCCTTTCCAAAGCAGGTATGCGTCCTCATTTCTTCCGGCCTGCCAATATGCCAAAGCGGTTTGTAAATTCTCCGCCAAAGCGACATTGTTAATAGACCAAGTGTATGGTTGCCAATTTGTTGTTGCTAATGTGTAATAGTTTTTGGAATCTTCGTCTTTTACTTTTACAGGAATGTGAGGAATTTGATTTCTAATATATTGTGTGTTTTGATAATCCTCAAATTCATTCAGAATATAGGCATCCGAAACGTGATAAATCGACCATATTCCTGGCTTGTCGTGAAGGATTTGATTGCCTAAAGCATCTTTAAATTCAGAAAAATATCCTTTGTTTTTAATCCAAAGTTCGTTTTTCATTGCTTTTAAAATTGAATCAGCTTCCTGTTGATAAGGTTGAGGATTTTCACCAATAATTTTCGCCAGTTTCGCCATTTCGCGGTTGGCTCTGTAATTATATGCTGAGGTATGGGTCACTTTTCCACCCGAATATTGCAATCCGTCACTTGCCCAAATCGCCGCATACGCATCATAAAGATCGCCACGTTTGAAGTTTCTTTTTTCCCAATTCATATGACGAACCATCGTTGGCCACATTTTCTTGAGGAATTCTTTGTCTCCCGTATAATTGAAATGCGAAAACATTTGATCAAAGAAAACCAAATTCATATCATAATGATGTGGCTTTGAATTATCATTCGGATTCCTCGAAATATATCCGCTTGAAAACACTGAAGTTCCCATCTTTTCTGCGTGTCTCGCTAAATGTAAAAGTGTATCCATCTCAACAGGCGCAAAATCTGGTTTTAAAACCTGAGAGTTAGAATAGCTTTCAAAATGTTCTTTCGCCCTGTCGTGCCAACTCAAAACGTCAGCAGCGTAAGCTCCACGCCAAGCATTGAGTCTCATTCTCCACGCAACGGCACCGTGAAGAAAGGTCGGGCTTTCCCAAACTCCGTCTGCAGCAACTGCTAAATTAGCTCCGAAATTATTTAAATCTGAATCCGGAGTTTTTAACTGAATTCTGTTGGTTAATGTTAAACGTGATTGTTCAGCTTTATTAAAAATATCGGCAAGCTTTTCATCAGACAAAGTAGAACTTGAATTTTCTTTGGCTATTTGAATATAAACCGGATTTTTTTGCGCTGAATAACCAGCGTAAACAATAGGGGATTGTTCTGCTTTATTTTGTGTGAAATCAGACAGATTATCTAACGTTTTTGCATCTGTTAATTGTAATGAACTAACGTTTGAAAAATTTCCGTTAATAGTCTGAGTTTCCTTTTTTTTATTGAAATAAGAAAGCTGGAATTGGTTTTTATTTATTTGAAACTGATTGCCTTCACAATATTCGGGAAGCAGGTAAAATCCTGATTCAGGATCTGCACCGATGTCGCCATTTCTGCTGAATGTTTTTCCGCTTGCGCCACCGTAAACCGCATAGATTTTTGTATTGGAATCTATAGTTGAAGTTTCCATTTTTAAAACTAAACCTTCTTCTTTTGATTGTGCTAAAACAGTTAATTTTAAACTTCCATTTCCAAGAATAGGATCTTTGATTTCATACAACATTGAGCCCGGTCGGTAACGAGTTTCAATTTTATCAGCGTTAATCAGTTTTTTGATAGAGTTTCCTTTTTGGATGACAAACTGAAGGTTGCCGCCCATTCCGGGAAGATACAGTGCGAATTCAGGTAAATCTCCTGCTTCAACACGGGAAGCACGGTTATCGCCATACAAAGCACGGTTGAATCTGTATTTTCCATTGACCAATAAAAAATCGCCTTTGTCTTCTTTATAATGCAGTTCACGTTCGTTATTCTGCCAATGTTTAGACTGAGAAAACGAATATGAGAATGCCGATAGAAGAATCATCCCGGCGAAAATGGTTTTCCTTCGCATTTTATGGTTTTAACTCGGTTAAAGACTGTCCGTTAACAGTCACATTTTTTAAGGTCACATTTTTCAGGAAATCTACTTTGTAAGGAATCTGAACACCTGTCATTTTAGCATTAATCATTGTAAAATCTGTTACCGGAGAAGATTCGTAAGCATCAGAAAGAACAGCATATTTTCCACCTTTTTCTACCTGTAAATTTTCTACCCAAATATTTCTAATCGTCGGAATATGATTTCCGGGTTTTTCATAATGCATATTGAAACGTACTGCTGCTTCTTTGTAAGCGCCAACTTTTGTATTGTAGAAAAAAACATTTTCAATAGTTCCGCCACGGCTTGAGCTGGTTTTAATTCTTAGAGCTCGGTCAAGATTTTTACTGTCCATTACATTTCCGATGGCATAAATATTTCTTGCTCCACCTGCAATTTCGCTTCCAATAACGACACCACCGTGACCGTCTTTCATTTCGCAGTTTTCAATAATATGATTTTCGGCAGGTCTTCCGATGTCTCTTCCGTCCTCATCTCTTCCAGATTTAATGGCGATACAGTCGTCTCCGGTATCAAAATAAGAATCTTTAATCCATACATTTTTACAGGCTTCCGGGTCGAAACCGTCATTGTTTGGTCCGTGACTTATTACTTTTACTCTTTCAATCAAAACATTTTCACACAAAACAGGATTCAAATTCCACATTGGAGAGTTTTTTACAAGAACATCTGCCATATAAAAGTTTTTAGACTTGTAAGGCTGAACAAAATTGGGTCTTAAATACCATCCATCCCCGAAAATTCTTTCTCTTGCTGGTTTTCTTTCAGCCATATATTCGTGAAGCTTTGCACGGGCAGGATTTTGTCTTCCCGGACGAGAAGTATTGTATCCGTATTTTGTGGCGCCACACCAAAACCACCAGTTATCATTATCAGAATTTCCATCTAATGTTCCTTTTCCGGTTACTGCAATGTTTTCTTCTTCGTAAGCATAAATTAACGATGAGTAATTCATACATTCCATACCTTCCCAACGTGTGAATACGATAGGATAGTCTTTGCTATCTTGGCTGAATAAAATCGTTGAACCGTCAGTCAAATGCAGGTTAACGTTACTTTCTAAATAAATTGCTCCTGTCAAGAAAACTCCGTTCGGAACGACAACTCTTCCGCCGCCTTCAGCACTACATTTTTCGATTGCTTTTTTGAAAGCTTCGGTATTTTTTGTTTTTCCGTCACCAATAGCTCCAAAATCAGTTATCAGATAATCAACTTTTCTGAATTCTGGTTTTTTGATCTGCTTCTTTAAAGCTTTAATTTCTTTTAAAGGTTGCTTTGCTGAAGTCCAAGGTTTGTATTGTGCCGATGCATTGATCGATAGGATAAATACAAAAATGAATAAAAAGTATTTTTTCATAATTCTAGAGAATTGTAAGTTTATAAGGCTGATCTTTTGAATTGTTTTCTTTCTAATCGCAATCTAAAATAATTGAAATTAAAAATTGTCCTGCACTGTCCGTTATTTTATTTTTTATGTAAACGATTGCATTGTTTTAATTTATAAATGTAAAATTAAACGAAGAATTACTTATTTATAGGCGCAAAAAAAGAGAAGTAACGATGTTATTTCTCTTTTATATTTATTAAGTATTATAAAAATTTAAAGCTGATCTACATCTAAAATCTATAAACAAAAGCATTGATATTCATTCCTGCACCGACTGATGCGAATAAAACAATGTCGTTTTCTTTGATAGAATGTGAAGCCAGTTCATCATTTAAAATCATAGTCAATAATGATGGGATTGTTGCCACGCTGCTGTTTCCAAGTTTACTGATCACCATCGGCATAATACCTGCCGGCGGAGGAGTATCATATAATTGGTAGAATCGGTTGACAATTGCTTCATCCATCTTTTCGTTTGCCTGATGTATGATAATTTTATCCAGCTGATCTATTGAATAGCCACTTTGATCAAAGCATTTTTTCATCGCATCCGGAACATTGATGAGAGCAAATTCATAGATTTTTCTACCATCCATCTTGATGTATCTTGTATCGGGGCAACTATCATTGTTATATGACTTACCAAAATTGAGGAAATCTTTCTCATTTAATGTGTGAGATGCAGATACGTGAGATTTTATACCGGAATCGTCATCATTATCATTGGCCTCCAGAATAACTGCTCCTGCTCCGTCTGCATAGATCATGCTGTCTCTGTCGTGTTCATCAACAACTCTTGAAAGTGTTTCTGCACCGATAACCAAACATCTTTTTGCAATACCAGATTTGATAAATGCATTAGCCTGAATAACGCCTTCAATCCAGCCGGGGCATCCAAATAACAAATCATAGCCAACGCAGAAATTATTTTTGATCTGCAATAAATTTTTAACTCTTGAAGCAAGACTCGGAACAGCGTCTGACTGTATGGTACCGAATTTTACATCGCCAAAATTGTGAGCGAAAATAATATAGTCTAAAGTTTCAGGATCAATTTTTGAATTTTCTATTGCATTCTTTGCCGCGATAAACCCTAAATCAGAAGTTACCTGATCATTGCTCGCATATCTTCTTTCTTCAATCCCTGTAATTTTTTTTAGCTTACTGGTAATTAACGAATTATCATCTTTTAGATTTTCTCCCTGTTCATTAAGGAAAACATGCTTATCGAAAAACAGATTGGTAATGGTTTCTGATGGTATGTAGTTCCCTACACCTATAATTTTACTTTTCATATTGCGGGTATCTCATTGTTGAGATCAATAAAATATTATGAATAAATTAATATTTTTATACTAAAGGTAGTTTTTTAATGGCGAAAGATACTATAAAAAATAATTTATTACAACGATTTAACATTCGATACATACAAAATTATCCTGTTGAATGACATAAACAGAATGAAAAATAACCTTCAACGACCCGTAAATAACTGTGTAAAAATGCACTATGCTGTTTTTATAACATTAAATGAAAAAAATCATGTTAAGTTTAAATGCTTGAGTCTCATTTTTTTACTATTTTCAATTTCTCTTCAAATATCTATAATAAACTTTTAGTAATTTAATTATTAAAAGTTTTTTTATTCACTTTTTTATCTTTCACTTTAATTATGAAATCCGGAACAACTACCATTTCTCCAGCTTTCACATTAATATCAAAGCTTTTGGTTTCACAATATGTGTTTGCAGGAAGGGTAGATTCATCAATAGCAATTGTATAAGTACCGGTTGGTAAAAAAGAATTGAATTTTCCTTCATCGTCGCTTCCTATTGTTTGTACGATATCGTTTTGTTTAATAATTTTAAATGCCACCGAAGATGCTCTGTGCTCAAAATCAAGAGCGGTTTTTGAATTGTAATCAAAAAATATTTTACCCTGAACTGTTCCGTTTTGATGAAGCGGAATATTTAAAGGATATGAATAAGAATCAACAGTAAAATCATATTCATCATAATACCAACCTTGCTGAATAAATTGTTTTAAGCTAAATTTTCCGAATGGTACATTTTTATAAAGTGCAGTTCCTTCTTCGGTAGTTTTCAATGCTATATTATTGATATTGATAATATAATCGTGCGCAGGTTTTTCTCCCATATCAAAAACATTATTGTTGTTTTCGTCATAAAAGGCAAATGCCTGTATTTTTCCTTTTTTATCAGGACTGAGTACTGTATTTCTTAAATTTAACGTTAAACCAACTTCAAATGTCAGAATATTATTAGATAAAACTCCAACAGAATAATTATACCACGACGAATTCATAAATGCAGTGAAATTTTTACCGAGATACTTTGCATTTAAAAAAGCAGAAGGCGATTTGCCGTAGATTACATCATCTACATACGACAATCCCGTACTCAGATTCACTTTGTCTTTTATAAAATTATCATTATAGAAAAGCGAAACGGTGAGCTTTTTATAATCGGTATTTGCTGCTGCTAAATGAGAAAATGCATATTCGGATAAATAGTAACTTCCAGATTGGTAAATGGCATTGATATTAAAGTTTTTAAAACTGTAGTTTCCATTCAGTTTCATCTGAAAATTCTGCTCGTCATCAAGTGGATATTTTACAATTCCTGTTTCAAAGGCAAATACTGCAGATTGTCTTGTTTTGTAATTTGACCACGAAATTTGTTCTACAATTCGGTGTGCCGTTAAATCCCGCAATTGACTATTTTCCCAGCTTCCAAAAAAATTATTGTAGCTGTTTGAGTTTTCATTCTGAAACTGATAAAAAAGTCC from Chryseobacterium indoltheticum encodes the following:
- a CDS encoding alpha-hydroxy acid oxidase gives rise to the protein MSFPFDTRYASLELLIEKAKKRMPRFAFEYLDGGCNENINRDRNTSELREVLLRPQYLNNNYAEANMETELFGVKYSAPFGISPVGLQGLMWPNAPEILAKAAFKHNIPFILSTVTTSSLERISELTEGKAWYQLYHPREEWLRDDILDRCEASGYDVLVVLADVPTFGYRAKEIRNGLAMPPQLNFRNVSQALVKPEWCLEIMKHGVPSFKTMEKYMDKNMGVKQLGQFMNSTFSGRLNSDRIKAIRDKWKGKLVIKGVASDEDAAEAVRLGFDGMIISNHGGRQLDAGESTIAVVKDISEKYKGQIKIMMDSGVRTGPDVARALSCGAEFTFMGRTFMYAVGALGDKGGDHIIEMLKMQFRQVMEQVCCEKTTDLQNFRVK
- a CDS encoding nuclear transport factor 2 family protein, translating into MIKKIIFTISFLLAFVVFGQKKNDKDVVADAAEKLRLAMVSGDKAMLESLILPELTYGHSGGHIDDATEFVEKLVSKKSDFVTIDITNQTVNIVGNTAIVRHHFYATTADLGKAPGDVTLDIVLVWVKTGKNWKLLARQAVKSEKKK
- a CDS encoding GntR family transcriptional regulator — protein: MAETFEININENSRVPKYKQIVDSILNGIDGGEIKIGEKIPSINELSESCFLSRDTVEKAYKELRKRQIIESVKGKGYYISRINKNDIINIFFLINKPSTYKMMIYNYFVNAIGTKGNVEMYIYHCDETLFINALKKNLGGFDYYVIMPHFRDEQSKHTSSTKEVIEMIEKIPKNKLLLLDNTKPNISGEYGTIFQDFEHDIYNALKEGLEKIKKYEKIILVYPDKSIHPYPFRIVRGFEKFCEDFKLDYEILDEIYPDMELQDKDIFITIRERDLVNLVKQIRQKNLELGKDIGIISYNETPLKELLGITVITTDFKAMAESAAYMVLKNKKEQVNNVFKYIERDSL
- a CDS encoding DUF4450 domain-containing protein, with the protein product MRRKTIFAGMILLSAFSYSFSQSKHWQNNERELHYKEDKGDFLLVNGKYRFNRALYGDNRASRVEAGDLPEFALYLPGMGGNLQFVIQKGNSIKKLINADKIETRYRPGSMLYEIKDPILGNGSLKLTVLAQSKEEGLVLKMETSTIDSNTKIYAVYGGASGKTFSRNGDIGADPESGFYLLPEYCEGNQFQINKNQFQLSYFNKKKETQTINGNFSNVSSLQLTDAKTLDNLSDFTQNKAEQSPIVYAGYSAQKNPVYIQIAKENSSSTLSDEKLADIFNKAEQSRLTLTNRIQLKTPDSDLNNFGANLAVAADGVWESPTFLHGAVAWRMRLNAWRGAYAADVLSWHDRAKEHFESYSNSQVLKPDFAPVEMDTLLHLARHAEKMGTSVFSSGYISRNPNDNSKPHHYDMNLVFFDQMFSHFNYTGDKEFLKKMWPTMVRHMNWEKRNFKRGDLYDAYAAIWASDGLQYSGGKVTHTSAYNYRANREMAKLAKIIGENPQPYQQEADSILKAMKNELWIKNKGYFSEFKDALGNQILHDKPGIWSIYHVSDAYILNEFEDYQNTQYIRNQIPHIPVKVKDEDSKNYYTLATTNWQPYTWSINNVALAENLQTALAYWQAGRNEDAYLLWKGNITESMYYGISPGNFEQLSHYDAFRGELYRDFADPIGVAARTLTEGLFGVYPNLLENKISIKPGFPKEWNFAELKVQDWEYKFNRTSKKSKFWFKSNNQKSVTLQMQIPVNHTEIKSVKVNGKKVDWKIKPNSILQPFIQFETPIGKEFNIEIAYSGQELKIEKTDFINYLSENLQLNFDSKKKILQVNDPQELIKTRNGNQFELVKEERKGTFFVQLEQNGTKWWQPVNVDIQHPLQTKWVNNKLQIQNKSSKDYNGKLTVNGLTKTFSITKNQISTIEIPTNILSKGTNNLELDYNGIKQNVEITDWGIENKSEFNTISLASKYNDRVSQIFDQKYLSPRPTVPTLQLPWQGIGNWCYPLATTQIDDSGLMTNRKNGKLEFLGIPFLIDNKDKNIVFASQWDNYPNAVEIPLNGKGKKIYFLLAGSTNPMQSQIINGKITVQYSDGSNTELELKNPTNWWPIEQDLFDDNFAFEIPDDKIPYRVKLKTGELYKGGSLSKYSEIKGVSNRAVEGGAATILDLPIDPNKELKSITVTAVSNDVVIGIMSATVLK
- a CDS encoding glycoside hydrolase family 28 protein translates to MKKYFLFIFVFILSINASAQYKPWTSAKQPLKEIKALKKQIKKPEFRKVDYLITDFGAIGDGKTKNTEAFKKAIEKCSAEGGGRVVVPNGVFLTGAIYLESNVNLHLTDGSTILFSQDSKDYPIVFTRWEGMECMNYSSLIYAYEEENIAVTGKGTLDGNSDNDNWWFWCGATKYGYNTSRPGRQNPARAKLHEYMAERKPARERIFGDGWYLRPNFVQPYKSKNFYMADVLVKNSPMWNLNPVLCENVLIERVKVISHGPNNDGFDPEACKNVWIKDSYFDTGDDCIAIKSGRDEDGRDIGRPAENHIIENCEMKDGHGGVVIGSEIAGGARNIYAIGNVMDSKNLDRALRIKTSSSRGGTIENVFFYNTKVGAYKEAAVRFNMHYEKPGNHIPTIRNIWVENLQVEKGGKYAVLSDAYESSPVTDFTMINAKMTGVQIPYKVDFLKNVTLKNVTVNGQSLTELKP